In Bacillota bacterium, the following proteins share a genomic window:
- a CDS encoding type II secretion system protein: MIGVFAKRVRNQKAFTLVELLVVVAIIAILAAVLLPQLMGYTTKARTSRAMSDLATMRSIVEAYCADEGKGSYPAPDNASSNASGIAAVLGAHGVKWGGETGIKDPWGSPYYYHAPLSGNNYLEFILVSPGPDKDVGNEDDIYCTNAQAPVTGDPTLADPALGDPKVASAQ; encoded by the coding sequence GTGATTGGTGTCTTTGCGAAGAGGGTGCGCAATCAGAAGGCCTTCACGCTGGTGGAACTCCTCGTGGTGGTGGCCATCATTGCTATCCTGGCCGCGGTACTTCTGCCGCAGCTGATGGGGTACACCACCAAGGCGCGCACCTCCCGGGCCATGTCCGACCTGGCCACCATGAGGAGCATCGTCGAGGCCTACTGCGCGGACGAGGGCAAGGGCTCGTACCCGGCGCCTGATAATGCGAGCTCGAACGCAAGCGGCATTGCTGCCGTGCTCGGGGCGCACGGGGTAAAGTGGGGCGGTGAGACGGGGATCAAGGACCCCTGGGGCAGCCCGTACTATTATCACGCCCCGCTGAGCGGGAACAACTACCTGGAGTTCATACTGGTGAGCCCGGGTCCCGACAAGGATGTGGGCAACGAGGACGACATCTACTGTACGAACGCCCAGGCCCCGGTGACGGGCGATCCCACGCTGGCCGACCCTGCGCTGGGGGATCCCAAGGTAGCGTCCGCGCAGTAG